One window of the Chitinophaga niabensis genome contains the following:
- a CDS encoding ABC transporter permease, which translates to MHITFRHLWNNKLYSAINITGLAIGISCVILAVLYWQDERSYDTFHPPHLYRVTTTVKGETSGGTGQVQGPAFKESIPEITRSTRVMGGEIYGDVVGNDKALRLQFLFVDNSFFKTFSFPLLRGNAETVLKDIGSAVITESTALRYFNSTDVVGKLLHMDADPSAKRLGRPMMITGVVKDPPKNSSIRFDALFPISFLQLSFEDNSWESFYLGTYVTLQKDADPAAVMRKFDRIHPAKTAAVHYGLQRMTDIHLAPYGHHINNEESGVTDVSSPVYSYMFMGIACFILLMAGINFINISLANSLKRAKEVGVRKIIGGNRLQIIRQFLGESAVLCLLAFLIAILITYGVLPVFNQLTGKYIRLQDSLHPMLILSFAGILSAIILLTGLYPARILSNFKPTAVLYNSPKLSGRNLLGRSLVVVQFSLAVFLLIATLVYYSQMDFIRTKNLGYNPMQVIRTNISGDRDLTQVTDQFRRELSRVPSVESVSFGGERGGTADVILNGKTIPAVHSIIDENFLATLEIPLKTGHNLSSEKTGTAIVNEAFLKAAGLADPIGVQIKTDPYFDTIPKTIVGVVKDFHYGSLRESIQPLVMFKSNWYGGSIWLKFKKEEHAAALSGLQEVYAKILPQASFQYDFLHERNAKEYLQEAQWQQVIRIATFLSVFICSLGLFGLAHLSTRQRFKEIGVRKVLGASVQQIVALLAADFLKLVLIAFVIACPFAWIVMNNWLEDFAYRIHLGAGTFALAGGIAIVIAFAAVSIQSIAAAMTNPVRSLRSE; encoded by the coding sequence ATGCATATCACTTTCCGCCATCTATGGAATAATAAACTCTATTCCGCCATCAACATTACCGGGCTTGCCATTGGCATCAGCTGCGTGATCCTTGCCGTGCTTTACTGGCAGGATGAAAGAAGTTATGATACTTTCCACCCACCACATCTCTACCGCGTTACCACCACCGTGAAAGGCGAAACCTCCGGTGGTACCGGCCAGGTGCAGGGACCGGCTTTTAAAGAAAGTATTCCCGAAATAACCAGGTCCACCAGGGTAATGGGTGGAGAGATCTATGGAGATGTTGTGGGAAATGATAAAGCCCTGCGCCTCCAGTTCCTCTTTGTGGACAATAGTTTTTTCAAAACATTTTCCTTTCCGCTACTCAGGGGAAATGCAGAAACAGTATTGAAAGACATCGGTTCTGCGGTGATCACAGAAAGCACAGCACTGCGGTATTTTAACAGCACAGACGTGGTAGGCAAACTGCTGCATATGGATGCAGACCCTTCCGCCAAACGTTTAGGCAGGCCCATGATGATCACAGGGGTGGTAAAAGATCCGCCAAAGAATTCTTCTATCCGTTTCGATGCTTTATTCCCTATATCATTCCTGCAACTCTCTTTTGAAGATAACAGCTGGGAAAGCTTTTACCTTGGCACTTATGTAACATTGCAAAAAGACGCAGACCCTGCGGCCGTGATGCGTAAATTCGACCGTATCCACCCTGCAAAAACAGCAGCGGTGCACTATGGTCTGCAACGCATGACGGACATACACCTTGCCCCCTACGGCCATCACATCAACAACGAAGAATCCGGCGTTACAGATGTGAGCAGCCCTGTTTACTCCTATATGTTCATGGGCATAGCCTGCTTCATCCTGCTGATGGCGGGCATTAATTTTATCAATATCAGCCTGGCCAATTCCCTGAAAAGAGCAAAGGAAGTGGGCGTAAGAAAAATAATTGGCGGAAACCGGCTGCAGATCATCCGGCAATTCCTGGGAGAATCTGCTGTTTTATGTTTGCTGGCTTTCCTCATTGCTATCCTGATCACTTATGGCGTACTGCCCGTTTTCAACCAGCTAACGGGTAAGTATATACGCTTACAGGATAGCCTGCACCCTATGCTGATCCTTTCTTTTGCGGGTATACTTTCGGCCATCATCCTTTTAACCGGTCTGTATCCGGCAAGGATCTTATCCAACTTCAAACCCACAGCTGTATTATATAACAGCCCTAAATTATCCGGTCGCAATTTACTGGGCCGCAGCCTGGTGGTGGTACAGTTCTCCCTCGCCGTTTTCCTGTTGATAGCTACGCTGGTCTATTACAGCCAGATGGATTTTATCCGTACAAAAAACCTTGGATATAATCCCATGCAGGTGATCAGAACAAACATCAGTGGCGACCGTGATCTCACACAGGTAACAGATCAGTTCCGGCGGGAATTAAGCCGTGTACCATCTGTAGAATCAGTGTCCTTTGGCGGAGAACGTGGAGGAACAGCAGACGTGATACTGAATGGAAAAACCATTCCAGCAGTGCATAGTATCATTGATGAAAACTTCCTGGCAACGTTGGAGATACCACTTAAAACAGGCCACAATCTTTCCTCAGAAAAAACCGGTACAGCCATCGTGAACGAAGCCTTTTTGAAAGCAGCCGGACTGGCAGACCCGATTGGTGTGCAGATAAAAACAGATCCCTATTTTGATACCATTCCAAAAACTATTGTGGGCGTGGTAAAAGATTTTCATTACGGCTCGCTACGCGAATCCATTCAGCCATTAGTGATGTTCAAAAGTAACTGGTATGGTGGTAGTATCTGGCTGAAGTTTAAAAAAGAAGAACATGCAGCAGCCCTGAGTGGTTTACAGGAAGTGTATGCGAAAATACTTCCGCAGGCATCATTTCAATATGATTTTCTGCATGAGCGTAATGCGAAGGAATATCTGCAGGAAGCCCAATGGCAGCAGGTGATCCGGATCGCTACATTCCTTTCCGTGTTCATATGCTCCCTGGGATTGTTTGGCCTGGCGCATCTTTCCACCCGTCAGCGTTTTAAAGAGATAGGTGTACGAAAAGTACTGGGCGCATCCGTACAACAGATCGTTGCATTGCTGGCAGCCGATTTTTTAAAACTGGTGCTGATCGCTTTTGTAATTGCCTGCCCTTTTGCATGGATAGTGATGAATAACTGGCTGGAAGATTTTGCCTATCGTATTCACCTGGGTGCAGGCACATTTGCGCTGGCCGGGGGGATCGCTATTGTGATAGCATTCGCCGCCGTAAGCATCCAGTCCATCGCGGCTGCGATGACCAATCCTGTGCGAAGCCTCCGGTCGGAATAA
- a CDS encoding ABC transporter permease: protein MIRNYFKLAFRNLLRNKVFTTINISGLAMGIAICLVIMLFIKNEWSYDRYNEKADRIVRVVFKGSVQGQAMKEANVMPPTAQTLLKDYPEVEAATRIRTGGSATFSHKEKSFKEENLAFADASLFSVFTLPFVKGNPETALLEPNSIVISEALAQKYFGQEDPIGQLLEIKDEQKAFKVTGVMKAIPVQSHFHFDLFLSMQGLSDQSSDSWMTSGYFTYLLLKPGTAWQKLEAKLPQVVEKYMGPQLHQSMGFTLDEFRKKGNDIGLYLQPLTDIHLRSNLMPMTEMEPPGDMRYVYIFGAVAIFMLLIACINFMNLSTASASKRAREVGIRKVLGSAKTDLVRQFLLESILLTAFAMVLGLVLVYFTLPVFNHLTGKELSLGLTTNPWLIPSLLLFGLFVGVLAGSYPAFMLSSFNPVKVLKGRFTGGRGTMSLRSGLVVFQFAVSIILIVGTVVVYKQLTYIQNKKLGYDRDQVIVLPETSRLGANENAFREQLLQDPRVVNISTSGYLPAGPTYNNNFFIYAKEQAEQIKTLRYDVDENYIPTMSMQVIAGRNFSQNYGTDSTGAILNETAVKALGWTVQNALGQTITRSHNKAGTDKITYHVIGIVKDFHFRSLHEPISPLVMVLAHYNGTMIVKAKTKDISGLLADMNKTWSNLKASAPLNYSFLDERFKATYEAEQKIALILGISAGLTIFVACLGLFGLATFTAEQRTKEIGVRKVLGATVTSIVALLSKDFLKLVLIANVLALPVAWWIMNKWLQEFAYRINISWSVFVIAILSAILIALAAVSFHSVKAALTNPVRSLRGE, encoded by the coding sequence ATGATCCGCAATTATTTCAAACTCGCTTTCCGTAATCTGCTGAGGAATAAAGTCTTCACAACCATCAATATCTCAGGCCTGGCCATGGGCATTGCCATCTGCCTGGTGATCATGCTTTTTATAAAGAACGAATGGAGTTACGACCGCTATAATGAAAAGGCAGACAGGATAGTACGGGTTGTGTTTAAAGGCTCGGTGCAGGGCCAGGCCATGAAAGAAGCCAATGTAATGCCTCCTACTGCACAGACCCTGTTGAAAGATTATCCCGAAGTGGAAGCTGCTACCCGCATACGAACCGGCGGTTCTGCCACCTTCAGCCATAAAGAAAAAAGTTTTAAAGAAGAAAACCTGGCTTTTGCAGATGCCAGTTTATTCAGCGTATTCACACTTCCTTTTGTGAAAGGGAATCCTGAAACGGCCCTGCTGGAACCCAACAGCATCGTGATATCGGAGGCGTTGGCACAAAAGTATTTCGGGCAGGAAGACCCCATTGGTCAGCTACTGGAAATAAAAGACGAACAGAAGGCCTTTAAAGTGACCGGTGTGATGAAAGCCATTCCCGTTCAATCCCACTTTCATTTTGACCTTTTTCTTTCCATGCAGGGCTTATCCGATCAAAGTTCTGATTCATGGATGACTTCCGGTTATTTCACCTACCTCCTGCTGAAACCGGGCACCGCCTGGCAAAAGCTGGAAGCCAAATTGCCACAGGTGGTAGAGAAATACATGGGGCCGCAGTTACATCAATCCATGGGTTTCACGCTGGATGAATTCCGCAAAAAAGGTAACGACATTGGCCTGTACCTTCAACCGCTTACAGATATCCACCTGCGCTCAAACCTGATGCCCATGACGGAGATGGAGCCTCCGGGAGATATGCGGTACGTGTATATTTTTGGCGCTGTAGCTATATTCATGCTCCTGATTGCCTGTATTAATTTCATGAACCTTTCCACAGCCAGTGCCTCCAAACGCGCCAGGGAAGTAGGTATAAGAAAGGTACTGGGCTCTGCCAAAACAGACCTGGTACGCCAGTTCCTGCTGGAATCCATCCTGCTCACCGCTTTTGCCATGGTATTAGGCCTGGTACTGGTATATTTCACCCTGCCTGTTTTCAATCACCTTACCGGTAAAGAACTCAGCCTGGGCTTAACCACTAATCCCTGGCTGATCCCCTCCCTGCTGCTTTTCGGTTTGTTTGTGGGGGTACTGGCCGGCAGTTATCCTGCTTTCATGCTGTCTTCTTTCAATCCTGTAAAAGTGCTGAAAGGCCGGTTTACAGGCGGCAGGGGTACCATGAGTTTACGAAGCGGCCTGGTGGTTTTCCAGTTCGCCGTTTCCATTATACTGATCGTAGGAACAGTGGTGGTGTATAAACAACTGACGTACATCCAGAACAAAAAACTGGGGTATGACAGGGACCAGGTGATCGTACTGCCGGAAACCTCCCGGCTGGGTGCCAATGAAAATGCCTTCAGGGAACAGCTGCTGCAGGACCCACGTGTAGTAAACATCAGTACCTCCGGTTATCTTCCTGCAGGCCCTACTTATAACAATAACTTCTTTATTTATGCCAAAGAGCAGGCCGAGCAAATTAAGACGCTGCGGTACGATGTAGATGAGAACTACATCCCTACCATGAGCATGCAGGTGATAGCAGGCCGCAATTTCTCTCAAAACTATGGTACAGACTCTACCGGAGCCATCCTCAATGAAACGGCCGTAAAAGCCCTGGGCTGGACCGTGCAGAATGCCCTGGGTCAAACGATCACCCGTTCCCATAATAAGGCTGGTACAGATAAGATCACTTACCATGTGATCGGCATCGTGAAAGATTTCCATTTCAGGTCTCTCCACGAGCCAATATCTCCGCTGGTGATGGTATTGGCCCATTACAACGGCACCATGATCGTGAAAGCGAAAACAAAAGATATCAGCGGCCTGCTGGCGGACATGAATAAAACATGGAGTAATCTCAAGGCATCTGCCCCGCTTAACTATTCTTTCCTGGATGAACGTTTTAAAGCAACTTACGAAGCAGAACAAAAGATAGCCCTGATCCTGGGTATCTCTGCCGGCCTGACTATTTTCGTAGCCTGCCTGGGCCTGTTTGGCCTGGCTACTTTTACCGCAGAGCAGCGTACTAAGGAAATTGGCGTCAGGAAAGTATTGGGCGCTACCGTAACAAGTATCGTGGCTTTGCTCTCGAAGGATTTCCTGAAACTGGTATTGATCGCCAATGTGCTTGCCTTGCCAGTGGCCTGGTGGATCATGAACAAGTGGCTGCAGGAGTTTGCCTACCGGATCAATATCAGCTGGAGCGTATTTGTGATTGCCATTCTCTCCGCCATCCTGATAGCCTTAGCAGCGGTGAGTTTCCATTCCGTGAAAGCGGCATTGACGAACCCTGTGCGCAGCCTGAGGGGGGAGTAA
- a CDS encoding branched-chain amino acid aminotransferase — MMVADYPTAKSTVMEEAKRKIKVTKTTKSRLSEVDFSNLAFGKKYADHMLVADFDGKEWKNAEIIPFQNLSVSPSNAAWHYGQAIFEGIKAYNDQEGNPMIFRPYDNYARFNKSAERMGMPEVPEWLFVGGMAMLIDLDRGWVPSNEGCSLYLRPFMIAADEFIGVRPSDTYKFAIINSPSGPYFNKPIHLLVQDKYVRAFPGGVGYAKAAGNYGGAMYPTMQAKKQGYDQILWVDGFDYKYLQECGTMNVFVIIGNRAITPDLTNGTILAGVTRASVMDVLADMGFEVEERPISIEEVVTAWKDGTLREVFGTGTAASVAYVEQLDYKEHKISLDTTKYEVGAEVIDRLDAIRTGKVEDVKGWNFKI; from the coding sequence ATGATGGTAGCAGACTATCCCACCGCTAAATCTACAGTAATGGAAGAGGCGAAACGGAAGATAAAGGTAACCAAAACAACAAAGAGCCGCTTGAGTGAAGTGGATTTTTCTAACCTGGCTTTTGGCAAGAAATACGCGGACCACATGTTAGTGGCCGATTTTGATGGAAAAGAATGGAAGAACGCAGAGATCATCCCTTTTCAAAACCTGAGTGTAAGTCCCTCCAACGCCGCCTGGCATTACGGCCAGGCTATCTTTGAAGGCATCAAAGCATATAACGACCAGGAAGGTAATCCCATGATCTTCCGCCCGTACGACAACTATGCCCGTTTTAACAAGAGCGCCGAGCGTATGGGGATGCCCGAAGTGCCGGAATGGCTTTTTGTGGGTGGTATGGCCATGCTGATTGACCTGGATAGGGGATGGGTACCTTCCAATGAAGGATGTTCCCTTTACCTGCGTCCGTTCATGATCGCTGCGGATGAATTTATAGGGGTGCGCCCTTCTGATACTTACAAGTTCGCTATCATCAACTCCCCTTCAGGGCCTTATTTTAATAAACCTATTCACCTGCTGGTGCAGGATAAATATGTACGTGCTTTCCCTGGCGGGGTTGGTTATGCCAAAGCAGCCGGTAACTACGGAGGAGCTATGTACCCCACTATGCAGGCTAAAAAGCAGGGCTACGACCAGATCCTCTGGGTAGATGGCTTTGACTATAAATACCTGCAGGAGTGCGGTACCATGAACGTATTCGTGATCATAGGCAACCGGGCCATCACGCCGGACCTCACCAATGGCACCATCCTGGCGGGCGTTACCCGCGCCAGCGTGATGGATGTGCTGGCAGATATGGGTTTTGAAGTGGAAGAACGCCCTATTTCCATTGAGGAAGTGGTAACCGCCTGGAAGGACGGTACCCTCCGGGAAGTATTCGGTACAGGTACTGCCGCCAGCGTGGCTTATGTGGAACAGCTGGACTATAAGGAGCATAAGATCTCCCTGGACACCACTAAATACGAGGTAGGTGCAGAGGTGATCGACCGCCTGGATGCTATCCGTACCGGGAAAGTGGAGGATGTGAAAGGATGGAATTTTAAGATCTAA
- a CDS encoding acyl-CoA thioesterase, with protein MARVKIDMPASFRFSTQIPVRIGDVNYGGHVGNDAIVSILHESRMQYLHAIGCTELKAYGTGLIMADLAVVYKGESFYGDQLTVAVAADEISSVGFDLFYRISMEKEGKTVLVAEAKTAMVCYDYDNHKVSRIPDALKQQLI; from the coding sequence ATGGCAAGAGTTAAGATAGATATGCCGGCATCTTTCCGGTTTTCCACTCAGATACCGGTACGGATAGGCGATGTTAATTACGGCGGCCATGTAGGGAACGATGCCATCGTGTCCATCCTCCATGAATCCCGGATGCAATACCTCCACGCTATCGGCTGCACGGAATTGAAAGCCTACGGCACCGGGCTGATCATGGCAGACCTGGCTGTCGTATATAAAGGAGAGTCCTTTTACGGCGATCAACTGACTGTTGCGGTAGCGGCAGACGAGATCAGCAGCGTGGGCTTTGACCTGTTCTACCGGATAAGCATGGAAAAAGAAGGCAAAACAGTATTGGTGGCGGAAGCAAAAACCGCCATGGTCTGTTACGATTACGATAACCATAAAGTAAGCAGAATACCTGATGCTTTAAAACAACAATTAATTTAA
- the rpsG gene encoding 30S ribosomal protein S7, whose protein sequence is MRKQAAKKLPLAPDPRFQDKLVTRFVNNIMEQGKKSIAYKIFYDAVDRVSQATNENGYDVWRKALTNVTPAVEVRSRRIGGATFQIPAEVRADRKVSLSIKWLVRYAGERNGKSMAEKLANEIIAASKGEGAAFKKKEDTHRMAEANKAFSHFKV, encoded by the coding sequence ATGAGAAAGCAAGCTGCGAAAAAATTACCCCTGGCTCCGGATCCCAGGTTCCAGGATAAACTGGTAACTCGTTTTGTGAATAATATCATGGAACAAGGAAAAAAGAGCATTGCCTATAAAATATTCTACGATGCCGTTGACCGCGTTAGTCAAGCAACTAACGAAAATGGTTACGATGTTTGGAGAAAAGCATTAACTAACGTAACTCCTGCTGTTGAAGTTCGTAGCCGCCGTATCGGTGGTGCTACCTTCCAGATCCCTGCAGAGGTTCGTGCGGACAGAAAAGTGTCCCTGAGCATCAAATGGCTCGTGCGTTACGCTGGTGAAAGAAACGGTAAGAGCATGGCTGAGAAACTGGCTAACGAGATCATCGCTGCCAGCAAAGGTGAAGGCGCTGCATTCAAGAAGAAAGAAGATACACACCGTATGGCTGAAGCCAACAAGGCTTTCTCCCACTTCAAAGTGTAG
- the rpsL gene encoding 30S ribosomal protein S12 encodes MPTIQQLVRKGREIIRAKSKSRALDACPQRRGVCTRVYTTTPKKPNSALRKVAKVRLTNKVEVIAYIPGEGHNLQEHSIVLIRGGRVKDLPGVRYHIVRGSLDTAGVKDRKQSRSKYGTKKEKAKK; translated from the coding sequence ATGCCTACAATACAGCAATTAGTAAGAAAAGGAAGAGAAATTATCAGGGCTAAGTCCAAGTCCAGAGCATTGGATGCTTGTCCTCAGCGCCGTGGCGTTTGTACCCGTGTGTACACTACCACTCCGAAGAAACCGAACTCTGCTTTGCGTAAAGTAGCTAAGGTGCGCTTGACAAACAAAGTAGAGGTGATCGCCTATATTCCGGGTGAAGGCCACAACTTGCAAGAGCACTCCATCGTTCTGATCCGTGGCGGAAGGGTAAAAGATTTACCAGGTGTACGTTATCACATCGTACGTGGTTCATTGGATACCGCTGGTGTGAAGGACAGGAAACAAAGCCGTTCCAAGTATGGTACTAAGAAGGAAAAGGCTAAGAAATAA
- a CDS encoding glycerol-3-phosphate dehydrogenase/oxidase, which produces MNRIEQLKAMETAQEWDVIIIGGGATGLGAAVESATRGYKTLLLEQSDFAKSTSSKATKLLHGGVRYLAQGDVALVREASVERGLLLKNAKHLAKNLSFIIPAYSWWEGIFYTIGLKMYDWMAGRLSLGRSIHISRKKTLEKLPGLKDNNLSAGILYHDGQFDDARLAVNLMQTIYEQGGIALNYMRVKGLGKNGNGQLSLVTIEDVETGREYKVKTKGIINATGVFVDDILEMDDPTVKRKIVASQGVHLVLDRSFLPGENALMIPKTSDGRVLFAVPWHNKIVVGTTDNPVNDISLDPVAMEKEISFILSTAGQYLQRAPTRADVKSVWAGLRPLAKPEKSEKTKEISRNHKIMVSASGLVTILGGKWTTYRRMGEDVIDKLEKVKQWPATTSVTRNLPIHGSAVKIDEKDPLYYYGSDAVAIRNLSNGNEGTLSESLSIIKAQVLWAVRTEMAHTVEDVLARRTRALFLDAEEAVRVAPKVAAIMATEMGKGKEWEEQQVRSFRDLAKTYQLQ; this is translated from the coding sequence ATGAATCGTATAGAACAACTGAAAGCGATGGAGACCGCGCAGGAGTGGGATGTGATCATAATCGGGGGTGGAGCTACCGGCCTTGGAGCCGCGGTGGAGTCTGCAACAAGAGGATACAAAACACTGCTGTTAGAACAGTCGGATTTCGCTAAATCCACGTCCAGCAAAGCCACAAAATTACTTCATGGGGGTGTAAGATACCTCGCCCAGGGGGATGTAGCCCTGGTACGCGAAGCCAGCGTAGAAAGGGGCCTGCTGTTGAAAAACGCCAAACACCTGGCCAAGAACCTCTCCTTTATTATTCCCGCCTACAGCTGGTGGGAAGGCATTTTTTACACGATCGGTCTGAAAATGTACGACTGGATGGCCGGGCGCCTCAGCCTGGGCCGTTCTATTCATATCTCCCGGAAAAAGACCCTTGAGAAACTTCCCGGCTTAAAAGACAACAATCTTTCCGCCGGTATCCTTTACCACGATGGCCAGTTTGATGATGCCCGCCTGGCGGTGAACCTGATGCAGACCATTTATGAACAGGGTGGTATTGCCCTGAACTATATGCGGGTGAAAGGATTAGGTAAGAACGGGAACGGACAGCTTTCCCTGGTAACGATAGAAGATGTGGAAACCGGCCGTGAGTACAAAGTAAAAACGAAAGGTATCATTAACGCCACCGGCGTTTTTGTAGACGATATCCTTGAAATGGACGACCCTACCGTGAAACGTAAGATCGTAGCCAGCCAGGGTGTTCACCTGGTGCTGGACCGTTCTTTCCTGCCTGGTGAGAATGCCCTCATGATCCCCAAGACCAGCGATGGCCGCGTACTTTTTGCCGTTCCCTGGCACAATAAGATTGTGGTAGGTACTACGGATAACCCGGTGAACGATATCAGCCTGGACCCTGTGGCCATGGAAAAAGAGATCAGTTTCATTCTATCCACTGCAGGCCAATATCTGCAGCGTGCCCCAACAAGGGCTGATGTGAAAAGTGTATGGGCAGGGTTGAGGCCATTGGCTAAACCGGAAAAGAGTGAAAAAACGAAGGAGATCTCCCGTAACCACAAGATCATGGTTTCAGCCTCCGGGCTGGTGACTATCCTGGGGGGTAAATGGACCACCTACCGGCGCATGGGGGAAGATGTGATAGATAAACTGGAGAAGGTGAAACAATGGCCGGCCACCACTTCTGTGACCCGGAATTTACCTATTCACGGCTCCGCGGTGAAAATAGACGAAAAGGACCCACTATATTATTATGGCTCTGATGCAGTTGCCATTAGGAACTTATCAAACGGAAACGAAGGAACGCTTAGCGAATCGCTGAGCATTATTAAAGCGCAGGTATTGTGGGCAGTGCGCACAGAAATGGCGCATACAGTAGAAGATGTACTGGCCCGCCGTACCCGGGCATTATTCCTGGATGCGGAAGAAGCAGTACGGGTAGCACCCAAAGTAGCCGCTATCATGGCCACTGAAATGGGGAAAGGCAAGGAGTGGGAGGAACAGCAGGTGCGTTCTTTCCGGGACCTGGCTAAAACTTACCAGCTGCAGTAA
- the rdgB gene encoding RdgB/HAM1 family non-canonical purine NTP pyrophosphatase: MTLVFATNNENKVKEIRSMLGDAFAIITLQEAGIDIDIPEPHDTLEANAREKSETIYKLTGKNSFSEDTGMEVDALNGEPGVLSARYAGEQKNAADNVAKVLQLLEGQTNRTARFRTVISLIIDGTEHQFEGIAEGNILPAARGSKGFGYDPIFQPIGSDKAFAEMELTEKNEYSHRAKAFKKLIAFLQTR, from the coding sequence ATGACCTTAGTATTTGCTACCAATAACGAGAACAAAGTAAAAGAGATCCGCTCCATGCTGGGAGACGCTTTTGCGATCATCACCCTGCAGGAAGCGGGCATAGATATCGATATCCCGGAACCCCATGATACGCTGGAAGCGAATGCCCGGGAAAAATCGGAAACCATTTATAAGCTCACCGGTAAAAATTCCTTCTCTGAAGACACAGGCATGGAAGTGGATGCCTTGAACGGGGAACCAGGTGTATTGTCTGCCCGTTATGCGGGTGAACAGAAGAACGCCGCAGACAATGTGGCCAAAGTACTGCAACTGCTGGAAGGCCAGACCAATAGAACAGCCCGCTTCAGAACGGTTATTTCCCTTATAATAGATGGAACGGAACACCAGTTCGAAGGTATCGCGGAAGGTAATATCCTCCCTGCTGCACGTGGCAGCAAAGGTTTTGGGTATGATCCCATCTTTCAGCCAATAGGCAGCGATAAGGCTTTCGCCGAAATGGAACTAACAGAAAAGAACGAATACAGCCACCGCGCAAAAGCTTTTAAAAAGCTGATCGCATTCCTCCAAACACGATAG
- a CDS encoding nitroreductase family protein, producing the protein MAYKDIEHVITHRRTVKPANMNGKKIDDAIVQELLQLADWAPTHGHTEPWYFMVYAGEKAQAFAADHAEMYKSFTPAAQYIQGNYEKLKTQADLASHVIAICMKRGSNPKIPEIEEIAAVSCAVENIWLGATAKQIAVYWGSGGMTYHPAMQDYLGLGDDDKVLGFLYLGYSEEAPRTGRRVKPLEEKVKWM; encoded by the coding sequence ATGGCATATAAGGACATTGAGCATGTGATCACACATCGCCGGACAGTGAAGCCGGCCAATATGAACGGGAAAAAGATAGACGATGCCATTGTGCAGGAATTACTGCAGCTGGCAGACTGGGCGCCTACTCACGGCCATACAGAACCCTGGTATTTTATGGTATATGCCGGCGAAAAAGCCCAGGCTTTTGCGGCAGACCATGCAGAGATGTATAAATCATTCACCCCTGCAGCCCAGTATATCCAGGGGAATTACGAGAAGCTGAAAACGCAGGCAGATCTTGCCTCGCATGTGATTGCCATTTGTATGAAGAGGGGCAGCAACCCCAAGATCCCGGAAATAGAGGAGATAGCGGCGGTATCCTGTGCGGTGGAAAATATCTGGCTCGGCGCTACAGCAAAACAGATAGCTGTTTACTGGGGTTCAGGCGGCATGACCTATCACCCTGCCATGCAAGATTACCTGGGTTTGGGTGATGATGATAAAGTGCTGGGATTCCTTTACCTCGGGTATTCCGAGGAAGCTCCACGCACCGGACGGCGCGTGAAGCCCCTGGAAGAAAAAGTGAAGTGGATGTAG